The window CGGTTCTGGAGAATGGGAGTTTTTATGATCAGTGTTCGTAATATGGGCATATTGATGCAAAAAGAGTTGGTAGATGTGAGGCACAATCGGTGGTTTGTTGTGATCGCCATTCTGTTTGCCTTGCTGTCTCTTTCCCTAAGCCTTCTAGGTCTTTCAGGGTTAGGTACGGTCGGGATTACAGGTTTTGGAAGAACGGCTGCGAGCCTTCTAAATCTGGTGCTTTTAATTGTCCCTTTGATGGGATTATTGCTAGGCGCGATGAGTCTGGTAGGTGAAAAAGAGCAGGGGACTTTATTGACCTTGTTGGCTCAACCGGTCACGCTTTCAGAAATTCTATTGGGAAAATTTTTCGGAGGAAGCCTTTCTATTTTGATTGCCATTCTTCTGGGTTTTGGGGCGAGCGGTCTTGTGATTGGGCGCTATGCGGGAACTGAGCAAATAGTGGATTATCTCATTTTAGTTGGATTTACCGTTCTTTTAGGATGGACTTTTCTGAGTATAGGATTCTTTATTTCGATGTGGGCAAAGCGACATACGATGGCGCTTGGACTGGCCCTTCTCTTTTGGTTCTTCTTTATTTTCTTAAGTGATTTAGGATTAATCGGAACAACTCTTGTTTTAAAATTATCTCCTGGGCAGATGTTGGGACTTATTCTTGTTAATCCGGTGCAATCCTTTAAATTGGCGGTTGCAGGTTCACTCCAAAAAAGCTTGGAATCTTTTGGATCGGTGGGGATGTACGCAGTGCAAGTTTTTGGAAATGGGTTGACAATCTTTTTAAGCGGCATTTTGGTTCTGTGGCTTGTGATTCCACTTTTATTAAGTTGGATTTTTTTTAGATCAAGGTGTGTGGACTGATGAAAAAAGTAGAATTTATTTTTCTTTTTAGGCATATGCACTTGATTCTCCTAGTAGTCGCCCGATTCATCGGGCAATCCATGCAAGGGGCACACGGCTGCCCCATAAATGGGGCGACTACAAATTCTTACTATCTGAGGGGAATCAAGTGCATATAGAGGAAGGCGAAATCTTGAAA of the Chlamydiota bacterium genome contains:
- a CDS encoding ABC transporter permease subunit, translating into MISVRNMGILMQKELVDVRHNRWFVVIAILFALLSLSLSLLGLSGLGTVGITGFGRTAASLLNLVLLIVPLMGLLLGAMSLVGEKEQGTLLTLLAQPVTLSEILLGKFFGGSLSILIAILLGFGASGLVIGRYAGTEQIVDYLILVGFTVLLGWTFLSIGFFISMWAKRHTMALGLALLFWFFFIFLSDLGLIGTTLVLKLSPGQMLGLILVNPVQSFKLAVAGSLQKSLESFGSVGMYAVQVFGNGLTIFLSGILVLWLVIPLLLSWIFFRSRCVD